A part of Pradoshia eiseniae genomic DNA contains:
- a CDS encoding magnesium transporter CorA family protein: MLEYYITDSANTLQKIDKLEKGCWVNMVAPSESEIKLISERLNIPEDFIKDPLDDEERSRLEKEDNHVLIIVDFPYIIYDDSGFPVYETLPIGLIVTEECFITISLIENPIIMDFINKKIKGFFTYKKTRFALQILFHISTYYLRYLKQINRKTDDIEKELHQSMKNEELYAFLSLEKSLVYFTTSLKSNKIVLQKMLRLNHLKMYEEDKDLLEDVIIENTQAIEMAETYHSILTSMMNTFASVISNNLNIVMKFLTSITIILSFPTIVASIYGMNVDLPYQNNPYAFVGVIFVALLLSSITTIIFWKKKYF, translated from the coding sequence ATGTTGGAATACTACATTACAGACTCAGCAAATACACTGCAAAAAATTGATAAGCTGGAAAAAGGCTGCTGGGTGAATATGGTTGCACCGAGTGAATCAGAGATTAAGCTCATATCAGAACGGCTGAACATCCCGGAAGACTTCATCAAGGATCCGCTCGATGATGAGGAGCGCTCCCGTTTGGAGAAAGAAGATAATCATGTATTGATTATCGTGGACTTCCCGTACATTATTTATGATGATTCGGGTTTTCCTGTCTATGAAACGCTCCCGATTGGTTTGATTGTGACGGAAGAATGCTTTATTACCATCTCACTGATTGAGAATCCAATTATTATGGATTTCATTAATAAAAAAATTAAAGGGTTCTTTACGTATAAGAAGACCCGTTTTGCCCTGCAAATTCTATTTCATATCTCCACGTATTACTTACGATACTTAAAGCAAATTAATCGAAAAACAGACGACATAGAGAAAGAGCTCCATCAGTCTATGAAGAATGAGGAGTTATATGCGTTCCTTTCTTTGGAGAAGAGTTTGGTTTATTTCACGACCTCGCTTAAGTCTAATAAGATTGTGCTGCAGAAAATGCTGCGTCTTAATCATCTGAAAATGTATGAAGAGGATAAGGATTTGCTTGAGGATGTGATTATTGAAAATACACAGGCTATTGAAATGGCTGAAACGTATCATTCCATCTTGACAAGTATGATGAATACATTTGCATCCGTTATTTCAAACAATCTGAATATCGTGATGAAATTCTTGACGTCAATCACGATTATTTTATCCTTTCCGACGATTGTTGCCAGTATATATGGGATGAACGTCGATTTGCCTTATCAAAACAATCCTTATGCATTTGTGGGCGTCATATTTGTAGCCCTTTTATTATCATCTATTACAACCATTATATTTTGGAAGAAGAAGTACTTTTAA
- a CDS encoding KGG domain-containing protein, protein MDNKEEKLKMTRAEAGRKGGLATAKKHSPDFYKKIGQKGGKSTADKHDKEFYQGIGQKGGSSTSEKHTSDFYKEIGQKGGSSTARKFDKDFYREIGRKGGETAAKNRNNPVKSNNG, encoded by the coding sequence GTGGACAACAAAGAAGAAAAATTGAAAATGACACGTGCTGAGGCAGGCCGGAAAGGCGGTCTTGCCACCGCCAAGAAGCATTCTCCTGATTTCTACAAGAAAATAGGTCAAAAAGGCGGTAAATCAACAGCTGATAAGCATGATAAAGAGTTTTATCAAGGTATTGGTCAAAAGGGAGGAAGCTCGACCTCCGAAAAACATACAAGTGATTTCTATAAAGAGATCGGCCAAAAAGGCGGAAGCTCGACTGCTCGTAAGTTTGACAAGGACTTTTATCGGGAAATCGGGAGAAAAGGCGGAGAAACAGCTGCCAAAAACCGAAACAATCCTGTTAAGAGCAATAATGGTTAA